In a single window of the Candidatus Hinthialibacter antarcticus genome:
- a CDS encoding thiazole synthase, with protein sequence MTQTNTTIPQDDPLKIGDITLRSRLIVGTGKYKTFEETEQALEESGTEMVTVALRRVDLGADDHLLNHIDPKKYIILPNTAGCYNAEDAIRVSRLGREIGNSNLVKLEVLGDPDTLLPNPFETLKALEVLVKEGFTVMTYTSDDPVVAKQLEEAGSAVVMPAGAPIGSGQGILNRNNIRIILERAKVPIIVDAGVGTASDVSQAFELGCEAVLLNTGIAGAKDPIRMARAMKLAALAGRDAYLSGRIPKKLYANASSPDLDF encoded by the coding sequence ATGACGCAAACGAATACAACCATACCACAAGACGATCCTCTTAAAATTGGGGACATCACCTTACGCTCGCGCTTGATTGTCGGCACGGGGAAATACAAAACCTTCGAAGAAACCGAACAGGCGCTCGAAGAGTCGGGAACCGAAATGGTCACCGTGGCGCTGCGCCGGGTCGATCTTGGCGCCGACGACCATTTGCTTAACCATATTGATCCCAAAAAATATATCATTCTGCCGAATACCGCCGGTTGTTACAACGCCGAAGACGCCATTCGCGTTTCGCGGTTAGGCCGGGAAATTGGTAACTCCAATCTGGTCAAACTTGAAGTTTTGGGCGACCCCGATACGTTGTTGCCGAACCCGTTTGAAACGCTGAAAGCGTTAGAGGTTTTAGTCAAAGAAGGCTTCACTGTAATGACCTACACCAGTGATGACCCGGTCGTCGCCAAGCAGCTGGAGGAAGCCGGGTCTGCGGTGGTGATGCCGGCGGGCGCTCCGATTGGCTCCGGGCAGGGAATTCTCAACCGCAATAATATCCGCATTATTTTAGAACGCGCCAAGGTGCCCATCATAGTGGACGCGGGAGTTGGTACGGCGTCTGATGTTTCGCAAGCGTTTGAACTTGGGTGCGAAGCAGTGTTGTTGAACACGGGCATTGCCGGTGCTAAAGACCCAATCCGTATGGCGCGCGCGATGAAACTTGCCGCATTGGCGGGGCGCGATGCGTATCTATCGGGGCGCATTCCGAAAAAGCTGTACGCAAACGCGAGCAGCCCTGATCTCGATTTTTAA
- the thiS gene encoding sulfur carrier protein ThiS has translation MITIQLNGKPKEIQQDCTVMQLLEQLALHHKRVAVEINREILKRDAYEEHRIKDGDEIEVLQFVGGGS, from the coding sequence ATGATAACGATCCAACTCAACGGGAAACCAAAAGAGATTCAACAAGACTGTACGGTTATGCAGTTGCTGGAACAGCTTGCATTGCATCACAAACGAGTTGCGGTTGAAATTAACCGTGAAATTCTCAAACGCGATGCGTATGAAGAACATCGCATTAAAGACGGCGATGAGATTGAAGTTCTCCAGTTTGTCGGCGGGGGATCATAA